From the genome of Bombus pascuorum chromosome 2, iyBomPasc1.1, whole genome shotgun sequence, one region includes:
- the LOC132916409 gene encoding uncharacterized protein LOC132916409, giving the protein MVKIIRKFALLDPLKEAYHKPLWGRLKHLWSTFRNSNQAVASYLPLSAIVCLPLSVIIVYGKLYSNPVPRYFDHIRIYRPDDSRVANIRKDSTLKYGESNVFDSIHMPNTI; this is encoded by the exons ATGgtgaaaataataagaaaattcgCACTTTTGGATCCCCTTAAAGAGGCATATCATAAACCTTTAT GGGGTCGATTAAAGCACTTGTGGTCTACTTTTCGAAACTCTAACCAAGCAGTGGCATCATATTTACCTCTTAGTGCAATAGTATGTTTACCTTTATCTGTAATAATTGTGTATGGCAAACTTTATTCAAATCCTGTTCCAAGATACTTCGATCATATTCGCA TTTATAGACCCGATGATTCACGTGTTGCAAATATTAGAAAGGATTCTACTTTAAAATATGGCGAGTCTAATGTATTTGACAGTATACATATGCCTAATACCATCTAA